A single genomic interval of Falsibacillus albus harbors:
- a CDS encoding LysM peptidoglycan-binding domain-containing protein: MIIHVVRYGENLWSISKKYGAPLNQIMGVNDISNADQLLPGEALIIPQSTKEYVVQKGDTLPVIADKYGIEASELQAFNQISRPDTIYAGELLLMPFLYYPIQTGDTLWEISRKYNVSVDAILKENNLTSSSVLSPGQTIRIPTNERPEIEVNAYTTETTELERQEVLKLGQYFTYLSPFTHAVKEDGTITALGNKDDSKLIPAAKANQAGSLLVLTNFSDKFNSDLAASILRNESTQDTLIQNILEELQKNQYIGVNFDFEYVYPEDKENYTAFLKKVVAKLHPKGFSVSTALAPKLKADQKGLLYEAHDYEAQGKIVDFIVLMTYEWGWAGGAPLAIAPINEVRKVLDYAVAIIPSNKILMGTPLYGRDWKIPWKKGTIARTISPNQALDLARKYKVAINYNYTYQSPYFRYTDENGQQHEVWFEDARSMKAKMDVAKIYKLRGISYWVLGNPFPQNWAVQRSNFRVKKLL; this comes from the coding sequence TTGATCATTCACGTTGTTCGATACGGAGAAAACTTGTGGTCGATCTCCAAAAAATATGGGGCGCCGCTTAACCAGATCATGGGCGTCAATGATATAAGCAATGCTGATCAACTGCTGCCGGGAGAAGCATTGATCATTCCCCAATCAACGAAAGAATATGTTGTCCAAAAAGGCGACACCCTTCCCGTGATCGCAGACAAATATGGTATCGAAGCCTCTGAGCTGCAAGCATTCAATCAAATCTCCCGTCCGGATACAATTTATGCCGGGGAGCTTCTTCTCATGCCATTTTTATACTACCCTATCCAAACCGGTGATACGCTTTGGGAAATTTCAAGGAAGTACAACGTTTCCGTCGATGCCATCTTAAAGGAGAACAACCTGACATCCTCCTCTGTCCTGAGTCCAGGACAGACAATAAGGATCCCCACCAATGAAAGACCGGAAATAGAGGTAAATGCATATACGACAGAAACGACAGAGCTTGAAAGGCAGGAAGTTCTCAAGCTTGGGCAATACTTCACCTACCTATCCCCTTTCACTCATGCAGTGAAGGAAGATGGAACCATTACGGCCTTAGGAAATAAAGATGACAGCAAGTTAATTCCAGCAGCAAAAGCGAATCAAGCTGGATCATTGCTTGTTTTGACAAACTTCTCGGATAAATTCAATTCCGACCTGGCCGCATCGATCCTCAGGAATGAGTCGACCCAAGACACTCTCATTCAAAACATATTGGAAGAGCTTCAGAAAAATCAATACATCGGCGTGAATTTTGACTTTGAATATGTATACCCGGAGGATAAAGAGAATTATACTGCTTTTTTAAAGAAAGTCGTAGCCAAACTTCATCCAAAAGGATTTTCGGTATCAACTGCACTGGCTCCGAAGCTGAAAGCAGACCAAAAGGGACTATTATATGAGGCACATGATTACGAGGCTCAAGGAAAGATTGTCGATTTTATAGTCCTCATGACATATGAATGGGGCTGGGCAGGTGGCGCTCCGCTGGCCATCGCCCCGATAAATGAAGTAAGGAAGGTACTGGATTATGCAGTCGCTATCATCCCAAGCAATAAAATATTGATGGGCACTCCCCTTTATGGACGTGATTGGAAAATCCCTTGGAAAAAAGGGACGATCGCAAGGACGATCAGTCCGAATCAGGCATTGGATTTAGCCAGGAAATATAAAGTCGCCATTAATTACAACTATACGTATCAATCCCCATATTTCAGATATACAGATGAAAATGGCCAGCAGCATGAAGTATGGTTCGAGGATGCCAGAAGTATGAAGGCAAAAATGGATGTAGCGAAAATATACAAATTGCGTGGGATCAGCTATTGGGTGCTTGGAAACCCCTTCCCGCAAAACTGGGCGGTGCAGCGCAGCAACTTCCGCGTCAAGAAGTTATTATAA
- a CDS encoding DinB family protein, which produces MTHLALKMFDYHIWANQTLFNRLIELSDDVYQQEIQSVFPSISKVVSHMYIVDQLWYYIVSGKDMPEALEVEKDAGEGKSIVEMESLFCYLYKKYKGFLIKQEDFEKKRILDIPWEGKRETSLSEMVMHVVTHATYHRGNITAMLRQIGHASITTDYTRYWYSGADE; this is translated from the coding sequence ATGACTCACTTAGCTTTAAAAATGTTTGACTATCATATTTGGGCCAATCAAACCCTATTTAACCGGTTAATAGAGCTTTCCGATGATGTGTACCAACAAGAGATTCAAAGCGTTTTTCCTTCAATCTCGAAAGTGGTTTCCCACATGTACATCGTCGATCAGCTTTGGTATTACATTGTTTCTGGGAAAGACATGCCAGAAGCATTGGAAGTAGAGAAAGACGCAGGGGAAGGTAAAAGCATAGTAGAAATGGAAAGTTTATTTTGCTACTTATATAAGAAGTATAAGGGATTTTTAATTAAACAAGAAGACTTTGAAAAGAAAAGGATTCTGGATATACCATGGGAAGGGAAGAGGGAAACGAGTCTATCAGAAATGGTCATGCACGTTGTAACCCATGCAACGTATCATCGAGGCAACATTACAGCGATGCTGCGGCAAATAGGTCATGCATCTATCACGACTGACTATACACGTTATTGGTATAGTGGCGCTGATGAATAA
- the hemH gene encoding ferrochelatase, with translation MNKKKMGLLVMAYGTPYKEEDLERYYTHIRHGRKPSEELIEDLRNRYNAIGGISPLANITQEQAEKLEEHLNSIQDEIEFKAYLGLKHIEPFVEDAVKKMNEDGIREAVSIVLAPHFSTFSVKSYNGRAKEEAEKLGSPVITSVESWYDEPKFIEYWTNKVKETYESMPEIERENACLIVSAHSLPEKILKNGDPYPDQLKDTAQMIAENAGIKEYAVGWQSAGNTPEPWLGPDVQDLTRDLYNEKHYKAFVYIPVGFVSDHLEVLYDNDTECKIVTDEVGAAYYRPEMPNAQPEFIDAMASVVLKKLNGK, from the coding sequence ATGAATAAAAAGAAAATGGGTTTATTGGTAATGGCCTATGGAACACCCTATAAAGAAGAAGATTTAGAACGGTACTATACTCATATCCGCCATGGCCGCAAACCTTCTGAAGAACTTATTGAAGACTTGAGAAACCGCTATAATGCAATTGGTGGCATTTCCCCGCTTGCAAACATAACACAGGAACAGGCAGAGAAGCTGGAAGAGCATCTTAATAGCATCCAGGATGAAATTGAATTTAAAGCCTATTTAGGATTGAAGCATATTGAGCCTTTTGTCGAAGATGCTGTGAAGAAGATGAATGAAGATGGTATAAGAGAAGCCGTTTCTATCGTACTCGCCCCTCACTTTTCGACGTTCAGTGTTAAATCCTATAATGGCAGGGCAAAGGAAGAAGCAGAAAAGCTTGGAAGTCCGGTCATAACATCCGTGGAAAGCTGGTACGATGAGCCTAAGTTCATTGAATATTGGACAAACAAGGTGAAAGAAACATATGAAAGCATGCCGGAAATAGAAAGAGAGAATGCCTGCCTCATTGTTTCTGCGCACAGCTTACCTGAAAAAATACTTAAAAATGGCGATCCATATCCTGATCAGTTAAAAGATACAGCCCAGATGATTGCTGAAAACGCAGGTATCAAGGAGTATGCGGTTGGATGGCAAAGCGCGGGCAATACACCTGAACCATGGCTTGGACCAGATGTACAGGATTTAACCAGGGATCTTTATAATGAGAAGCATTATAAAGCTTTCGTTTATATTCCTGTAGGATTTGTGTCCGATCATTTAGAGGTGCTGTATGACAATGATACGGAATGTAAAATCGTTACCGATGAGGTAGGGGCTGCCTATTACCGTCCCGAAATGCCGAATGCCCAGCCGGAATTCATCGACGCCATGGCTTCGGTCGTACTGAAAAAACTGAATGGAAAATAA
- the hemE gene encoding uroporphyrinogen decarboxylase: MSKMTNDTFLRAAKGEKTDYTPLWFMRQAGRSQPEYRAIKEKYSLFEITHQPELCAYVTRLPVENYNVDAAILYKDIMSPLPAIGVNVEIKSGIGPVIDNPIRSMQDIERLGEINPEEDVPYVLETIRILTEEQLSVPLIGFAGAPFTLASYMIEGGPSKNYNKTKAFMYAEPNAWFAMMNKLADMTITYAKAQIKAGAKAFQIFDSWVGALNIADYRVFIKPIMEKIFSELRKEGVPLIIFGVGASHLALEWHDLPVDVVGLDWRLQISEAREMGMTKTLQGNLDPSILLAPWDVIEKRVKEILDQGMSQPGHIFNLGHGVFPAVQPDTLKRVASLVHEYSARNQ, translated from the coding sequence ATGAGCAAAATGACAAATGATACTTTTTTAAGAGCTGCGAAAGGGGAAAAAACAGATTATACCCCACTTTGGTTCATGCGCCAAGCGGGACGTTCGCAGCCGGAATATCGGGCAATCAAAGAGAAATACTCATTGTTTGAAATCACTCATCAGCCCGAACTTTGTGCCTATGTCACCAGGCTGCCAGTGGAAAACTACAATGTCGATGCAGCAATTCTATATAAAGATATTATGTCGCCGCTTCCTGCTATCGGCGTAAATGTAGAAATCAAATCCGGGATCGGGCCAGTGATCGATAATCCGATTCGGTCCATGCAGGATATTGAACGGCTTGGGGAAATTAATCCGGAAGAGGATGTCCCATATGTATTGGAGACGATCCGTATCCTTACGGAGGAGCAGCTTTCTGTGCCATTGATCGGATTTGCTGGTGCTCCCTTTACGCTTGCCAGCTATATGATCGAGGGCGGGCCGTCCAAAAACTACAACAAAACGAAGGCATTCATGTATGCCGAACCAAATGCCTGGTTTGCCATGATGAATAAGCTTGCTGACATGACGATTACATATGCGAAAGCGCAAATCAAAGCGGGTGCGAAAGCATTCCAAATCTTTGATTCATGGGTCGGTGCCTTGAATATAGCTGATTATCGTGTATTCATCAAGCCGATTATGGAGAAGATCTTTAGTGAATTGCGTAAAGAAGGGGTTCCATTGATTATATTCGGAGTCGGTGCAAGCCACCTGGCGCTTGAGTGGCATGATCTGCCTGTCGATGTCGTGGGCTTGGATTGGCGTCTGCAGATAAGCGAAGCAAGGGAAATGGGTATGACCAAAACCCTTCAAGGAAACTTAGATCCTTCGATTTTATTGGCACCATGGGATGTAATCGAAAAGAGGGTAAAAGAAATTTTAGATCAAGGTATGTCCCAGCCAGGACATATTTTCAATCTGGGACATGGTGTATTCCCTGCCGTTCAGCCTGACACGCTTAAACGGGTTGCCTCTCTCGTTCATGAATACAGTGCCAGGAATCAATGA
- a CDS encoding antibiotic biosynthesis monooxygenase family protein has product MNFFITSGTYDFLLKKYNEHTDAKVFIAQNAERTLLMQEAEGETFFEEPRKYEVIDAHGELEQRGFFVFNNIPVTDEGRPVFEYRFKNRARMIEEEPGFISIRVLRPLDSDTYVILTQWEDADAFHNWQDSKAYAKAHEKRGTEEGVDAKKDLFPRASYVTKYSAPDKEQLTNG; this is encoded by the coding sequence ATGAATTTTTTTATCACAAGCGGTACATATGACTTCCTACTGAAGAAATACAATGAGCACACTGATGCAAAGGTTTTCATCGCCCAAAATGCAGAGCGGACTTTGCTGATGCAGGAGGCAGAAGGAGAAACTTTCTTTGAGGAGCCCCGAAAATATGAGGTGATTGATGCCCACGGCGAATTGGAACAAAGAGGATTCTTTGTCTTTAATAATATACCGGTTACCGATGAAGGGAGACCTGTATTTGAATACCGTTTCAAAAACAGAGCAAGGATGATCGAAGAAGAACCCGGTTTCATATCCATTCGTGTATTGAGACCATTGGATTCCGATACATATGTGATCCTGACTCAATGGGAAGATGCGGATGCTTTTCATAATTGGCAGGATTCGAAAGCATATGCCAAAGCCCATGAGAAACGTGGAACCGAAGAAGGTGTGGATGCAAAAAAAGACCTGTTCCCACGTGCTTCTTATGTGACAAAATACAGTGCCCCCGACAAAGAACAATTAACGAATGGCTGA
- a CDS encoding response regulator transcription factor yields MDKIKVLIVDDHEMVRLGMKSYLMTEKRIELVGEASSGQEAAQLAKNHEPDVILMDLLMEDGTGIEATRNVLSFLPNCKIIILTSYYDDEQVFPALEAGAHSYLLKTAKAEEVADAIYKSMKGEVVIEPKVATKMMNRFRSKEKKPHDELTERELDVLKCLGEGMTNLEISESLFIGIKTVKTHVSNILGKLGVSDRTQAAIYANRNGVVLEKN; encoded by the coding sequence TTGGATAAAATCAAAGTGTTGATCGTGGATGACCATGAAATGGTGCGGTTGGGGATGAAATCATATCTTATGACTGAAAAAAGAATCGAGCTTGTCGGGGAAGCTTCATCCGGTCAAGAAGCAGCCCAACTTGCAAAAAATCATGAACCGGATGTAATACTCATGGATCTATTGATGGAGGATGGGACAGGAATAGAAGCAACGAGAAATGTTTTATCTTTTCTGCCAAACTGTAAAATCATCATTTTAACGAGCTACTATGATGATGAGCAGGTATTCCCTGCGCTGGAGGCCGGAGCTCACAGCTATTTGCTGAAAACGGCAAAAGCAGAGGAAGTCGCCGACGCTATTTATAAATCAATGAAGGGTGAGGTTGTGATCGAGCCCAAAGTTGCCACGAAAATGATGAATCGATTTCGCTCCAAAGAAAAAAAGCCCCATGACGAATTGACGGAAAGGGAACTTGATGTGCTGAAGTGTTTAGGGGAAGGGATGACCAATCTAGAAATCAGTGAATCTTTATTTATTGGAATCAAAACGGTCAAAACACATGTAAGTAATATTTTAGGGAAATTAGGCGTATCGGATCGAACCCAGGCGGCCATCTATGCGAATCGAAATGGAGTCGTCCTTGAGAAAAATTAG
- a CDS encoding sensor histidine kinase, whose translation MKQQNIRTWFVQSFLMMSLFGGSVFFAGLQIYIMLSSQPMISLRSSIYLSLFLFGVLLVLSIYFGIRGGYLFKGRLDDLFTFVATLRSGKFSARVEKFEEDEIGMITDEMNHLADFIQDQVKSLQRLADEKSELANQAHQAAVMEERHRLARELHDSVSQQLFALGMLSSAAIRIIQEDSLQAKKMLEQVAEIASKAQGEMRALLLHLRPIDLKGDSLGEGLHKLVKELKDKSHLNIDMKIEDVGNLSKGTEAHLFRIVQEALSNILRHAHAETVKIVMEKHKDMLHLYISDDGKGFGVHAKPLTSYGLQTMRERCEELGGVFQIRSKEREGTYINIRIPVGEVGEVG comes from the coding sequence ATGAAACAGCAAAATATCAGGACATGGTTTGTTCAAAGCTTTTTAATGATGTCTTTATTCGGAGGATCTGTTTTTTTTGCAGGTTTGCAAATTTATATTATGTTGTCGAGCCAACCAATGATTTCCCTTCGTTCTTCTATTTATCTATCTCTATTCCTTTTTGGCGTCCTTTTGGTATTAAGCATTTATTTCGGCATTAGGGGCGGATATCTATTTAAGGGAAGGCTGGACGATTTGTTTACCTTCGTAGCAACATTAAGAAGCGGGAAATTCTCGGCGAGGGTGGAAAAATTCGAAGAAGATGAAATCGGCATGATTACCGATGAAATGAATCATTTGGCAGATTTCATCCAGGATCAGGTGAAATCACTTCAACGGCTTGCAGACGAAAAATCTGAATTGGCCAACCAGGCGCATCAAGCTGCGGTCATGGAAGAGCGGCATCGGCTTGCCAGGGAATTGCATGACTCGGTCAGTCAGCAGCTTTTTGCATTGGGTATGCTTTCATCTGCAGCCATCAGAATCATCCAAGAGGATTCTTTACAGGCGAAAAAAATGCTCGAGCAAGTTGCTGAAATCGCTTCAAAAGCTCAAGGGGAAATGAGGGCGCTTCTTCTGCATCTTAGGCCCATTGATTTAAAGGGAGACTCTTTGGGGGAAGGTCTGCATAAACTGGTAAAGGAACTTAAAGACAAAAGCCATTTAAATATTGATATGAAGATTGAGGATGTAGGAAACCTGTCAAAAGGTACCGAAGCGCATCTATTCAGGATTGTTCAAGAAGCATTGTCCAATATTTTAAGGCATGCCCATGCAGAAACCGTGAAAATTGTCATGGAGAAGCATAAGGATATGCTCCATTTGTACATAAGTGATGACGGAAAGGGATTTGGGGTTCATGCGAAGCCGTTGACTTCCTATGGACTGCAGACCATGAGGGAGCGCTGTGAAGAATTGGGAGGAGTCTTTCAAATCCGTTCCAAGGAGAGAGAAGGGACGTATATAAATATTCGGATTCCAGTCGGGGAGGTTGGAGAAGTTGGATAA
- the liaF gene encoding cell wall-active antibiotics response protein LiaF, with protein MRYRTGKQWFGSLLLLIAGIGLLLVNIGVISLEIKEVFVVLLPAIIALYGLKKLLDALLQKSSGSLLVGLFALCYGGLILCSHWDLIDFGWEDWWKLWPILIVSIAFNGIFQKKKVKISFETDYPFVKDKDESSFGKKKNMSMIGDMKFQKANWPLEPMDMFNAVGDYYFDFGKAYIPEKTTPLNVKGWVGDVKMIIPEDLPVKIYTKVKIGDIRLFEQTSDGMKAELFYESPDYEEAVKRLQLTVELGVGSIRIVRV; from the coding sequence TTGCGTTATCGAACTGGAAAGCAATGGTTTGGATCATTGCTCCTGCTCATTGCAGGAATTGGACTTTTATTGGTGAATATTGGTGTCATTTCCTTGGAAATAAAAGAGGTTTTTGTCGTCTTGCTGCCTGCAATCATTGCGTTATATGGACTCAAAAAACTATTGGATGCACTGCTGCAAAAATCATCTGGATCTCTATTGGTCGGTTTGTTTGCCCTATGCTACGGCGGTCTGATTTTATGCTCCCATTGGGACCTCATTGATTTTGGCTGGGAAGATTGGTGGAAGCTGTGGCCGATACTCATCGTATCCATTGCATTCAATGGGATATTTCAAAAGAAAAAAGTGAAGATTTCTTTTGAAACGGATTATCCTTTTGTTAAGGACAAGGACGAATCTTCTTTCGGTAAGAAAAAGAATATGAGCATGATCGGCGATATGAAATTTCAAAAGGCAAATTGGCCATTGGAGCCCATGGATATGTTCAATGCAGTCGGGGACTATTATTTTGACTTTGGAAAGGCTTATATCCCGGAGAAAACCACGCCATTAAATGTAAAAGGTTGGGTGGGCGATGTGAAAATGATCATCCCGGAAGACTTGCCGGTAAAGATTTATACGAAAGTGAAGATAGGGGATATCAGGCTCTTCGAACAAACATCCGACGGTATGAAAGCCGAGCTCTTTTATGAATCCCCTGATTATGAGGAAGCTGTTAAAAGACTGCAATTGACGGTTGAGCTTGGTGTTGGCTCTATCCGAATAGTCCGAGTATAG
- a CDS encoding phosphatase PAP2 family protein, which yields MVERKMIAGLIAFFAFLFMLLLVLNGGIATFDDEAAKLFTPLKFLSIFNVLGTQLIIGGGSIMLILYLWWRKKNYFGILLLLIAVAGGNLVNKWLKAAVGRERPPLAQGEEGFSFTSGHAMVGMIFYLLLAFFINQEVASKKIRIMIYSAGVLSAVLTGLSRIVTHAHYPSDVFAGYLAGVTIFMFTTGVYGWNKK from the coding sequence ATGGTTGAAAGAAAAATGATAGCAGGTTTAATTGCGTTTTTTGCATTTCTTTTTATGTTGCTTCTCGTATTGAATGGAGGCATTGCCACTTTTGATGATGAGGCAGCCAAACTATTCACTCCGCTTAAATTTTTAAGTATCTTCAATGTTTTAGGCACCCAGTTAATAATAGGCGGAGGAAGCATCATGCTGATTCTTTATTTATGGTGGAGAAAGAAAAATTACTTTGGCATTCTTTTACTATTAATTGCTGTAGCAGGTGGCAACTTGGTGAATAAGTGGCTGAAGGCTGCCGTTGGAAGAGAGAGACCGCCTTTGGCACAGGGTGAAGAAGGTTTCAGTTTTACAAGCGGGCATGCCATGGTCGGAATGATCTTTTATCTTCTGCTCGCTTTTTTCATCAATCAAGAAGTTGCGTCGAAAAAAATAAGGATAATGATTTATTCTGCAGGAGTTTTGAGTGCAGTTCTAACTGGATTGAGCAGGATTGTTACACATGCACACTATCCATCGGATGTTTTTGCAGGCTATTTAGCAGGGGTGACGATTTTTATGTTCACTACAGGGGTTTATGGTTGGAATAAAAAGTAA
- a CDS encoding M20 family metallopeptidase, with amino-acid sequence MSEKLFRILESQYDQMVEIRRHLHQHPELSFQEVETAKYIVNFYRGLGMDVQAGVGGNGVVAHLKGGKPGKTVAIRADFDALPIQEETGLPYQSLNKGVMHACGHDGHTATLLILAKSLNELKDELAGEYVFIHQHAEEYAPGGAIDMIKDGCLEGVDVIFGTHLWATVPYGVIQTRTGPFMAASDRFTIKIKGEGGHGAQPHKTKDSVVIASQLVMNLQQIVSRRVNPIDSAVLSVGSFIADNAFNVIADSAKLIGTVRTFNEEVRDQMEAEIERIIKGACYASDCSYEYNYDRGYPAVVNHADETEFLKKCAEDVPDVIKIEETDPEMGGEDFAYYLQNVKGTFFFTGAKPDGVETAYPHHHPKFDINEKSMLTAAKTLGAAAIKYQSKHVKELNEVKQ; translated from the coding sequence ATGTCGGAAAAATTATTTCGAATACTGGAGTCGCAGTATGATCAAATGGTGGAAATCAGAAGACATTTGCATCAGCATCCTGAGTTATCATTTCAAGAAGTGGAAACAGCCAAGTACATAGTGAATTTCTACCGAGGACTGGGAATGGATGTTCAAGCAGGGGTTGGCGGAAATGGAGTAGTCGCTCATTTAAAAGGCGGTAAACCTGGAAAAACCGTTGCAATCCGGGCAGATTTCGATGCCTTGCCAATCCAGGAAGAAACGGGGCTCCCATACCAATCTTTGAATAAAGGCGTCATGCACGCATGCGGGCATGATGGGCATACAGCCACCCTCCTAATCCTTGCTAAATCATTGAATGAATTAAAAGATGAATTGGCAGGAGAATATGTTTTCATTCACCAGCATGCAGAAGAATATGCACCGGGCGGAGCCATCGATATGATCAAGGACGGCTGCCTTGAAGGTGTCGATGTTATCTTTGGTACACACCTGTGGGCAACTGTGCCTTATGGAGTCATTCAAACACGGACCGGTCCATTCATGGCTGCTTCTGATAGGTTTACCATAAAAATAAAAGGTGAGGGCGGCCACGGAGCCCAGCCTCATAAGACCAAAGATTCTGTCGTCATTGCATCCCAACTGGTCATGAACCTTCAGCAAATCGTCAGCAGAAGGGTCAATCCGATCGATTCGGCAGTCTTGTCGGTCGGCTCCTTCATTGCAGATAACGCTTTCAATGTCATTGCCGACAGCGCCAAATTGATCGGAACTGTACGAACATTCAATGAAGAAGTACGCGATCAAATGGAAGCAGAAATTGAAAGAATCATAAAAGGGGCCTGCTATGCGTCTGATTGCAGCTATGAATATAACTATGATAGAGGCTATCCGGCCGTTGTCAATCATGCTGATGAAACAGAATTTTTGAAAAAATGTGCCGAAGACGTGCCTGATGTAATCAAAATCGAAGAAACGGACCCTGAAATGGGCGGCGAGGATTTTGCATATTATCTTCAAAATGTAAAAGGTACCTTTTTCTTCACCGGCGCAAAACCGGATGGTGTGGAAACTGCTTATCCGCATCACCACCCAAAATTCGACATCAATGAAAAGTCTATGCTCACTGCTGCCAAAACATTAGGAGCTGCTGCCATTAAGTATCAATCCAAACACGTAAAAGAGTTAAATGAAGTAAAGCAATAA
- a CDS encoding EcsC family protein, protein MNNSDYVSIAKQDTERWKKKINTRSSMIKRMAKRAQEKVNSFIPEKIHHVVTESIKKMVQITLFGSEYLTKTDPEDNMDLEAREKLIKQKINAYKKTAALEGAGTGAGGIILGMADFPLLLSIKMKLLFEIGAQYGHDIKRYEERMFILHVFQLAFSSDEKRLDQLSIIENWEQYKNELDDLDWRQFQQEYRDYIDFAKLLQLVPGIGAFVGAYANYSLLEYLGDTAIQAYRLRYFNQ, encoded by the coding sequence ATGAACAATTCTGATTATGTATCCATCGCTAAACAGGACACTGAACGTTGGAAGAAAAAAATCAACACACGCTCCAGCATGATCAAAAGAATGGCCAAAAGAGCTCAAGAAAAAGTCAATTCTTTTATTCCGGAGAAAATCCATCATGTGGTGACGGAAAGCATTAAAAAAATGGTTCAGATCACTTTGTTTGGCTCTGAATATTTAACGAAAACAGATCCAGAAGATAATATGGATCTTGAGGCAAGGGAAAAATTAATTAAACAAAAAATCAATGCCTACAAAAAAACAGCTGCCCTTGAAGGAGCCGGAACAGGAGCGGGTGGTATAATCCTTGGAATGGCTGATTTTCCTTTATTGTTGAGCATAAAAATGAAGCTTTTATTTGAAATTGGAGCCCAATATGGGCACGATATCAAGAGATATGAAGAAAGAATGTTCATATTGCACGTCTTCCAGCTCGCATTCTCCAGCGATGAAAAGAGACTGGATCAGCTGAGTATCATCGAAAATTGGGAACAATATAAGAATGAGCTTGATGATTTGGATTGGAGGCAATTTCAGCAGGAGTACCGAGATTATATCGACTTTGCAAAGCTTCTTCAGCTTGTTCCGGGAATAGGCGCATTTGTTGGAGCATATGCGAACTATTCATTATTGGAGTACCTCGGGGATACAGCCATCCAAGCATACCGGTTGAGATATTTTAATCAATGA